One Bacteroidota bacterium genomic window, TTGCACTTGCAAAAGAGTTTGGAGAAATGCCAATTGATGAAATAGAAAAACTGCTTGAAAGCCAGATACATGAAGTAAGGGCAGGAGCTGTAAGTATTATGGATAAGGCATCACGCAATAAAAAAATTGCACCTGGAAGGCTGAAAGACTTTTTTGAACTCTATATGCGTCGTCACGATCGCATCAACAACTGGGATTTGTGTGACCTGGGTTGTTTATATATGACCGGCTGTTATTTGTTTGATAAGTCTCATGCGGTTTTATACAAATTAGCCAAGTCAAAAATCATATGGGAGCGGCGTACAGCCATACTCAGCACATGCTATTTTATCAGGCAAGGAAAGTTGGACGATACATTTAAAATTGCAACTCTGCTGGTACACGATAAAGAAGACTTGATTCATAAAGCTACCGGGTGGATGCTGCGCTTTGCAGGGACAAAAAACCCGAAAACGTTAAAAGCATTTTTGGATAAACATGCTGCAACAATGCCACGAACGTTGTTGCGCTATTCCATTGAGCATTTCAATAAAAAAGAGAAAGAGTATTATATGAATCTGGGGAAAAAGTGATCTTGCATTATAAATTACATTTGTTCATCTATTTTTAAGTTTATGAGAAAAAGTTTTATCGTCTTCATTATATTAATTGTTCTGTTTCAAATTTCTTGTATGATAAAAAAAACACCCTTGGCCGGTTTGGAATTCGAAATAGAAAAGAAATTGTTTATTGACAGTGCTCAATTCGGCGTTGCTTTCAAGAATGTGCAAACAGGGGAGACCCTGCTAATGAATGAAAAAGAAAGCTTTCATGCAGCCAGTACAATGAAAACACCGGTGTTGATCGAATTATTTAAACAGGCAAGTACAGGGAAATTCTCAATGAGCGATTCTATTGAAATAAAAAATAATTTTAAAAGCATTGTTGATGGTAGTGAATACTCACTGGATTCTGCTGATGATAGTGAATTTGAATTATATAAAGTCATCGGACAAAAGCGAACTATTGCAGACCTGGCTTATAACATGATCATCCTTAGCAGCAATATGGCAACTAATATGCTTATTGAGCTTGTAACAGCTGATAGTGTAATGAAAACAATGAAATCACTTGGTGCAAAGGATATACAGGTGTTACGTGGTGTGGAAGATAGTAAGGCTTTTGAAAAAGGATTAAATAATACGACTACTGCATACGACCAGATGCTGCTGTATAATTTACTGGCAAAAGAAAAACTGGTAAATAAAGAAGCCTCGAATGAAATGACAAGGATCTTGCTGGATCAAAAGTTCAATACGGTAATTCCTGCCAAACTTCCACCCGAAGTAAAAGTGGCGCATAAAACAGGCTCAATTACCGGTGTACAGCATGATGCAGGAGTTGTTATTCTCCCTGACGGCAGAAAATATGTGCTTGTATTATTATCCCGCTTTAAGAAAGAAGATGAGAAAAAAGTAATTGAAGCAATGGCCGCTGTTTCAAAATTGGTATATGATTATGTGATGAAGCACTAATAGAATTTATAGACCCTCAATTTTTCTACTTAACTTTAAAGGTCTTACACCATCCCTTTGCTTTTACTACCACCCCGTACAAGACTATGAAACTATTCATCAAATGAAATTTTATTACACAAAGTTTTCAGGTTATGTATGCTGCAAAGGATGGCTGAAATTTCTTTTTCTGTTTTTCATTTATTTTCCGGTTAGTGCACAAGAACCACAACTCATGTTGCCCATTGGGCATTCTGCACAGATCAGGTCTGCTGAATTCAGTAAAGACGGTAAAAAAGCATTGACTATTGCTGCAGATGGTACGGCCAAATTATGGGAAACAGCTTCCGGCAAACTGCTTCAGGATTTTACACCTGCAGGTGATGCATCTATCACGGTAGTTAGCGATGCTAAGTTCAGTGACGATGGTAAACTTGTTTTTATTAGTTATGAAAACAGCAGCTTTAATGTATTTAGTACGCAAACTGGAAAAGAAGTATTTGATGATGCTATCTACATGCAAGACGGTCATTCTTTCGAAAAATTTGTCACACAATTCAGCCCGGATGGAAAATACTTGAGATTATACGACAAGGAATATTTCCATGAAGCTGAAGGTGAACCGATGGATACTACCCAGATTTTCGATCTTAATACCAATAAACTTGCTTTTAGATTAACTAAACAAAAAAACTATATCGATATCGGCGCTTATAGCAGAGATGGGAAAAAAATTGTAACTGTTCTTGCCGATAATATAATCAAAATATGGAATGGTCTTACCGGTGCTTTATTGAAAACCATTCCTGGTAGTAATGAAGTTTATATATCGGCACAATTTTCAGCAGACAATAAAAGTCTTTTACTTGTTACTTCAACTGGTACAATTCGGGTTATGGATGTGTTAACAGGAAAAAAGTCAAAGGAAATATCTTCACCATTATCAGAACAGGATATTGCATTAAACCTATTCAGCCCGGATGGCCATTATTTAGTAAAACTATATGGGTATCATAATGAGAGCCGATTTCCGGACCCTGATGAATTTTATTCAAGTAATTATTACGATACAGCAACTTTATGGGATCTGCAAACGG contains:
- a CDS encoding DNA alkylation repair protein, coding for MAITRKDGKQKPAVVKNKGNSTKVLTAKYFIERLKAHQSDIELKKIQRYFKSGEGQYGEGDQFMGVKMGTLFALAKEFGEMPIDEIEKLLESQIHEVRAGAVSIMDKASRNKKIAPGRLKDFFELYMRRHDRINNWDLCDLGCLYMTGCYLFDKSHAVLYKLAKSKIIWERRTAILSTCYFIRQGKLDDTFKIATLLVHDKEDLIHKATGWMLRFAGTKNPKTLKAFLDKHAATMPRTLLRYSIEHFNKKEKEYYMNLGKK
- a CDS encoding serine hydrolase, yielding MRKSFIVFIILIVLFQISCMIKKTPLAGLEFEIEKKLFIDSAQFGVAFKNVQTGETLLMNEKESFHAASTMKTPVLIELFKQASTGKFSMSDSIEIKNNFKSIVDGSEYSLDSADDSEFELYKVIGQKRTIADLAYNMIILSSNMATNMLIELVTADSVMKTMKSLGAKDIQVLRGVEDSKAFEKGLNNTTTAYDQMLLYNLLAKEKLVNKEASNEMTRILLDQKFNTVIPAKLPPEVKVAHKTGSITGVQHDAGVVILPDGRKYVLVLLSRFKKEDEKKVIEAMAAVSKLVYDYVMKH